The Streptomyces seoulensis genome contains a region encoding:
- a CDS encoding PLP-dependent aminotransferase family protein gives MAHWTSAVGAAQLARLLGSQQDRPGGPGTRRPPAYRALADGIRLLVLEGRVPVAARLPAERELALALSVSRTTVAAAYETLRTEGFLESRRGAGSWTAVPAGNPLPARGLEPLPPEALGSMIDLGCAALPAPEPWLTRAVTGALEDLPPYAHTHGDYPAGLPALRAMIAERYTARGIPTMPEQIMVTTGAMGAIDAICHLFAGRGERIAVESPSYANILQLMREAGARLVPVAMAEGLSGWDLDRWRQVLREAAPRLAYVVADFHNPTGALADEDQRRRLVDAARAAGTVLVADETMSELWFEEELGRNMPRPMCGFDPAGSTVITVGSASKAFWAGMRIGWVRAAPDVIRSLVSARAYADLGTPVLEQLAVHWLFSSGGWEQAVALRRAQARENRDALVSALRRELPDWEYEVPSGGLTLWVRTGGLSGSRLAEAGERVGVRVPSGPRFGVDGAFEGYLRLPFTVGGAVADEAASRLASAARLVESGVTGGGEAPGAFVA, from the coding sequence ATGGCGCATTGGACCTCGGCGGTGGGCGCCGCACAGCTCGCCCGGCTGCTCGGCTCCCAGCAGGACCGCCCCGGCGGCCCCGGCACGCGCCGCCCGCCCGCCTACCGTGCCCTGGCCGACGGCATCCGGCTGCTCGTCCTCGAGGGCCGCGTCCCCGTGGCGGCCCGGCTGCCCGCCGAACGCGAGCTGGCCCTCGCCCTCTCCGTCAGCCGCACCACCGTCGCCGCCGCGTACGAGACCCTGCGCACCGAGGGCTTCCTGGAGTCCCGGCGCGGTGCGGGCAGTTGGACGGCCGTCCCGGCGGGCAACCCGCTGCCGGCGCGCGGGCTGGAACCCCTCCCGCCCGAGGCGCTCGGCTCCATGATCGACCTCGGCTGCGCGGCCCTCCCGGCGCCCGAGCCCTGGCTCACCCGCGCGGTCACCGGCGCGCTGGAGGACCTGCCGCCCTACGCCCACACCCACGGCGACTACCCGGCCGGGCTGCCCGCGCTGCGCGCCATGATCGCCGAGCGGTACACCGCGCGGGGCATCCCGACCATGCCCGAGCAGATCATGGTGACGACCGGTGCCATGGGCGCCATCGACGCCATCTGCCACCTCTTCGCGGGCCGGGGCGAGCGGATCGCCGTGGAGTCGCCGTCCTACGCCAACATCCTCCAGTTGATGCGGGAGGCGGGCGCCCGGCTCGTCCCGGTCGCCATGGCCGAGGGGCTGAGCGGCTGGGACCTCGACCGCTGGCGCCAGGTGCTGCGCGAGGCCGCGCCCCGGCTCGCCTACGTCGTCGCCGACTTCCACAACCCGACGGGCGCGCTGGCCGACGAGGACCAGCGGCGCCGGCTCGTCGACGCGGCCCGCGCGGCCGGGACCGTGCTGGTCGCCGACGAGACGATGAGCGAGCTGTGGTTCGAGGAGGAGCTGGGCCGGAACATGCCGCGCCCGATGTGCGGCTTCGACCCGGCCGGCTCGACCGTCATCACGGTCGGCTCGGCCAGCAAGGCGTTCTGGGCCGGGATGCGCATCGGCTGGGTGCGGGCCGCCCCGGACGTCATCCGCAGCCTGGTCTCCGCGCGTGCCTACGCCGACCTCGGCACGCCGGTGCTGGAGCAGTTGGCGGTGCACTGGCTGTTCAGCTCCGGCGGCTGGGAACAGGCCGTGGCGCTGCGCCGGGCCCAGGCCCGCGAGAACCGCGACGCCTTGGTCTCCGCGCTGCGCCGGGAGCTGCCCGACTGGGAGTACGAGGTGCCGTCCGGCGGTCTGACCCTCTGGGTGCGCACCGGCGGACTCTCCGGCTCCCGTCTCGCCGAGGCGGGCGAACGCGTGGGCGTCCGCGTCCCCTCCGGCCCCCGCTTCGGCGTGGACGGCGCCTTCGAGGGGTATCTGCGGCTGCCGTTCACCGTGGGGGGCGCGGTCGCGGACGAGGCCGCCTCCCGGCTGGCGTCGGCCGCGCGGCTGGTGGAGTCGGGGGTCACCGGGGGCGGCGAGGCGCCGGGGGCGTTCGTGGCGTAG
- a CDS encoding HEAT repeat domain-containing protein — protein MFDPVIAPSGTLLGLLQRGRGDGTLHALTAPRAEALQALDHCVLHDPRHDWQVENRSLYYARLYLDLHGELDAIEAHLLDPEDALHTDESRTGLALAVLGHLASYGRLDALALLRRYAATGANWAWALDELALRDDDAGLRALAAPVLARFGTDPAGEAELAATVRDAFEPRPWRLWADDPRESVSTRVRAASEAGSFDRWQRQMRPTGPRPGWSVGAVFEWAQQGIERGAALHVPAARCLAAVAAPEDRPEILAAARAGTDGARCTALRYLADSEAPETLDLVEAAVADGTRVVVDAALDAFERMPTPAAVDRARRWAQRPDALGAAAGRVLACRGGAQDSDLVLGALREAVRGEGPDAPTLWTLVDGAGRLGIACAAPVLRHVYRETASSHLRGRAARALAATDPSFAAGFAVECLWDCEETTRELAARHAETGDARVVERLRRLAADPAEEDEVQTAVRSRFDQDPQPL, from the coding sequence ATGTTCGATCCGGTCATAGCGCCCAGCGGTACCCTGCTCGGCCTGCTCCAGCGGGGCCGGGGTGACGGCACCCTGCACGCGCTCACCGCCCCCCGCGCGGAAGCGCTCCAGGCCCTCGACCACTGCGTGCTCCACGATCCCCGCCACGACTGGCAGGTGGAGAACCGCTCCCTGTACTACGCGCGCCTCTACCTCGACCTCCACGGCGAGCTGGACGCCATCGAGGCCCACCTCCTCGATCCCGAGGACGCCCTGCACACCGACGAGTCCCGCACCGGACTCGCCCTCGCCGTGCTCGGCCACCTCGCCTCCTACGGCAGGCTCGACGCGCTCGCCCTGCTGCGCCGGTACGCCGCCACGGGCGCCAACTGGGCCTGGGCGCTGGACGAGCTGGCCCTGCGCGACGACGACGCGGGCCTGCGCGCCCTCGCCGCCCCCGTGCTGGCCCGCTTCGGCACCGACCCGGCGGGCGAGGCCGAACTCGCGGCCACCGTCCGCGACGCCTTCGAACCGAGGCCCTGGCGCCTGTGGGCCGACGACCCGCGCGAATCCGTCTCCACCCGCGTCCGGGCCGCGAGCGAGGCCGGCAGCTTCGACCGCTGGCAGCGGCAGATGCGGCCCACCGGGCCACGCCCCGGCTGGAGCGTGGGCGCCGTCTTCGAGTGGGCCCAGCAGGGCATCGAGCGCGGTGCCGCCCTCCATGTCCCCGCCGCCCGCTGTCTGGCCGCCGTCGCCGCGCCCGAGGACCGGCCGGAGATCCTGGCCGCCGCCCGCGCGGGCACCGACGGCGCCCGCTGCACCGCCCTGCGCTACCTCGCCGACAGCGAGGCGCCCGAGACGCTCGACCTGGTCGAGGCCGCCGTCGCGGACGGGACGAGGGTCGTCGTGGACGCCGCCCTCGACGCGTTCGAGCGGATGCCCACCCCGGCCGCCGTCGACCGCGCCCGCCGCTGGGCCCAGCGGCCCGACGCGCTCGGCGCCGCCGCCGGACGCGTCCTCGCCTGCCGGGGCGGCGCCCAGGACAGCGACCTCGTCCTCGGCGCCCTGCGCGAGGCCGTGCGGGGCGAGGGCCCCGACGCGCCGACCCTGTGGACCCTCGTCGACGGCGCCGGACGCCTCGGCATCGCCTGCGCGGCACCCGTGCTGCGCCATGTGTACCGGGAGACGGCCTCCTCCCATCTGCGCGGCCGTGCCGCCCGCGCCCTCGCCGCCACCGACCCCTCCTTCGCCGCCGGGTTCGCCGTCGAGTGCCTCTGGGACTGCGAGGAGACCACCCGCGAACTGGCCGCCCGCCACGCCGAGACCGGCGACGCCCGCGTCGTCGAACGCCTCCGCCGCCTGGCCGCCGACCCCGCCGAGGAGGACGAGGTCCAGACGGCGGTCCGCAGCCGCTTCGACCAGGACCCGCAGCCTCTGTGA
- a CDS encoding MFS transporter has product MSTTPPPELTVAPDRPAHEEGPLGWFRALGPRGRRAFAGAFGGYALDSYDYFTLPLTMVALAAYFDLDSGQTGLFTTVTLVLSALGGALAGVLADRIGRVRALMITVVTYAVFTVACGFAPNYETLLLFRALQGLGFGGEWAVGAILVAEYASARHRGRTLGVVQSSWAVGWALAAIVYTLVFSFVDEDLAWRVLFWTGALPALLVVWLRRRVHDAPKAAAARERSPERGSFTAIFRPGTAKSPGLLRITLFASLLSTGVQGGYYTLATWVPTYLKTERGLSVVGTGGYLALLISGAFLGYLTGGHLTDKLGRRRTIWLFALLSAVCVLAYANIPPGAGTLLLVLGFPLGFCMSAIFSGFGSYLSELYPTPVRGTGQGFTYNTGRAVGAVFPTLVGFLADSWGVGGALMFGAAGYGLAALALFGLPETRGRELA; this is encoded by the coding sequence ATGAGCACGACTCCCCCACCCGAGCTGACCGTCGCCCCGGACCGCCCCGCCCACGAAGAAGGCCCGCTCGGCTGGTTCCGCGCCCTCGGCCCGCGCGGCCGCCGCGCCTTCGCCGGGGCCTTCGGCGGCTACGCCCTCGACTCCTACGACTACTTCACGCTGCCGCTGACCATGGTCGCGCTGGCGGCGTACTTCGACCTGGACAGCGGCCAGACCGGCCTGTTCACCACGGTCACCCTGGTGCTGTCCGCCCTCGGCGGCGCGCTGGCGGGCGTGCTCGCGGACCGGATCGGCCGGGTCCGGGCCCTGATGATCACCGTCGTCACCTACGCGGTGTTCACGGTGGCCTGCGGCTTCGCCCCGAACTACGAGACGCTGCTCCTCTTCCGTGCCCTCCAGGGCCTCGGCTTCGGCGGTGAGTGGGCGGTCGGGGCGATCCTGGTCGCCGAGTACGCGAGCGCCCGTCACCGGGGGCGCACGCTGGGCGTGGTGCAGAGTTCCTGGGCGGTCGGCTGGGCCCTGGCCGCGATCGTCTACACGCTGGTGTTCTCCTTCGTGGACGAGGACCTCGCCTGGCGGGTGCTGTTCTGGACCGGGGCGCTGCCCGCGCTGCTGGTGGTGTGGCTGCGGCGCCGGGTGCACGACGCCCCCAAGGCCGCGGCGGCCCGTGAACGCAGCCCGGAACGCGGCTCGTTCACGGCGATCTTCCGGCCGGGTACGGCGAAGTCGCCGGGCCTGCTGCGCATCACCCTCTTCGCCAGTCTGCTCTCCACCGGTGTGCAGGGCGGCTACTACACGCTGGCGACCTGGGTGCCGACGTACCTGAAGACCGAGCGCGGCCTGTCCGTCGTCGGCACCGGCGGCTATCTGGCGCTGCTGATCTCCGGGGCCTTCCTCGGCTACCTGACCGGCGGCCACCTCACCGACAAGCTGGGCCGGCGCCGCACCATCTGGCTGTTCGCGCTGCTGTCGGCGGTCTGCGTGCTGGCCTACGCGAACATCCCGCCCGGCGCGGGCACCCTGCTGCTGGTGCTGGGCTTCCCGCTCGGCTTCTGCATGTCGGCCATCTTCAGCGGCTTCGGCTCCTACCTGAGCGAGCTGTACCCGACGCCGGTGCGCGGTACGGGACAGGGCTTCACGTACAACACCGGCCGCGCGGTGGGCGCGGTCTTCCCGACGCTGGTGGGCTTCCTCGCCGACAGTTGGGGCGTCGGCGGCGCGCTGATGTTCGGCGCGGCGGGCTACGGCCTGGCCGCGCTGGCGCTGTTCGGGCTGCCGGAGACCCGCGGGCGGGAGCTGGCATGA
- a CDS encoding ankyrin repeat domain-containing protein — protein sequence MSEAPDPEVVELATKIFDLARQGRTEDLVAYVDAGVPVGLTNDRGDSLVMLAAYHGHADAVRALLARGADADRINDRGQTPLAGAVFKGETAVIRALLDSGADPAAGTPSAVDTARMFGKTELLELFGAR from the coding sequence ATGAGCGAAGCCCCCGACCCGGAGGTCGTGGAGCTGGCGACCAAGATCTTCGACCTGGCCCGGCAGGGACGGACCGAGGATCTGGTGGCGTACGTCGACGCGGGCGTCCCGGTCGGACTCACCAACGACCGCGGCGACAGCCTCGTGATGCTCGCCGCGTACCACGGGCACGCCGACGCGGTCCGGGCGCTGCTGGCGCGCGGCGCCGACGCCGACCGGATCAACGACCGGGGGCAGACGCCGCTCGCCGGAGCCGTCTTCAAGGGTGAGACGGCGGTCATCCGGGCCCTGCTCGACAGCGGCGCCGATCCGGCCGCGGGAACCCCCTCGGCCGTCGACACCGCCCGCATGTTCGGCAAGACGGAACTGCTGGAACTGTTCGGCGCGCGCTGA
- a CDS encoding putative hydro-lyase: MTRPDLTGDRPVALTDTGARDWSPRTARARFRAGLTGPTAGVAAGRTQANLIAVPADWAYDMLLFCQRNPRPCPVLDVTDAGAVTTVLAPDADLRTDLPRYRVWRDGELVAEPTDAREYWRDDLVAFLLGCSFTFEWALAGAGVPIRHVEQGRNVPMYVTDRQCRPAGRLRGPMVVSMRPVPPEHLRAAIRESGLLPAVHGGPVHCGDPAGLGIADLARPDFGDPVEPAPDDIPVFWACGVTPQAAVTASRPPFALTHAPGQMFLTDARDEQYRVVGVD; this comes from the coding sequence ATGACGCGCCCCGACCTGACCGGTGACCGGCCGGTGGCCCTGACCGACACCGGCGCCCGTGACTGGAGCCCCCGGACCGCGCGGGCCCGCTTCCGGGCGGGCCTGACCGGCCCCACGGCGGGCGTCGCCGCGGGCCGCACCCAGGCCAACCTGATCGCGGTGCCCGCCGACTGGGCCTACGACATGCTGCTGTTCTGCCAGCGCAACCCCCGGCCCTGCCCGGTGCTGGACGTGACGGACGCGGGCGCGGTCACGACCGTCCTCGCCCCGGACGCGGACCTGCGCACCGACCTGCCCCGCTACCGGGTGTGGCGGGACGGCGAGCTGGTGGCCGAGCCGACCGACGCGCGCGAGTACTGGCGGGACGACCTGGTGGCCTTCCTGCTGGGGTGCAGCTTCACCTTCGAGTGGGCGCTCGCCGGGGCGGGCGTACCGATCCGCCATGTCGAGCAGGGCCGCAACGTCCCGATGTACGTGACCGACCGGCAGTGCCGGCCGGCGGGGCGGCTGCGCGGGCCGATGGTGGTGTCGATGCGCCCGGTGCCGCCGGAGCACCTGCGGGCCGCGATCCGGGAGAGCGGGCTGCTCCCGGCCGTGCACGGCGGCCCGGTGCACTGCGGCGACCCGGCCGGGCTCGGCATAGCGGACCTGGCCCGGCCTGACTTCGGCGATCCGGTGGAGCCGGCGCCGGACGACATCCCGGTGTTCTGGGCGTGCGGGGTGACCCCGCAGGCAGCGGTGACGGCGTCCCGGCCACCGTTCGCCCTCACGCACGCGCCGGGGCAGATGTTCCTGACCGACGCGCGCGACGAGCAGTACCGCGTGGTCGGCGTCGACTGA
- a CDS encoding biotin-dependent carboxyltransferase family protein: MTDRALVVVRAGALTTVQDRGRPGHAHLGVPRSGALDPPSAALVNRLAGNSPDAAVLETTLDGCAVRARSSVTVAVGGAPCPVTVGGRPAPWGAPVRVPAGEVLEVGTAVAGVRTYVAVSGGVAVEPVLGSRSTDLLSGLGPPPLTDGTVLPLGAPAGPPARTDTAPQPAPPAELVLRITPGPREDWFTPRALSDLTTVAYRVSPASNRIGLRTEGPTLERSRAGELPSEGMVLGAVQVPPDGHPLIFLADHPTTGGYPVPAVVHPADLAGAAQARPGTPLRFVPVRRR, from the coding sequence GTGACCGACCGTGCGCTGGTGGTGGTGCGGGCGGGCGCGCTGACGACCGTGCAGGACCGGGGGCGGCCCGGCCATGCCCACCTGGGCGTGCCCCGCTCGGGTGCGCTCGACCCGCCCTCGGCCGCGCTCGTCAACCGGCTGGCCGGCAACTCCCCCGACGCGGCCGTGCTGGAGACGACGCTCGACGGCTGTGCCGTACGGGCGCGTTCGTCGGTGACCGTGGCGGTGGGCGGCGCGCCCTGCCCGGTCACGGTGGGCGGCCGCCCGGCGCCCTGGGGCGCACCGGTCCGCGTGCCCGCCGGCGAGGTGCTGGAGGTGGGGACGGCGGTGGCGGGGGTGCGTACCTACGTGGCGGTGTCGGGAGGTGTCGCGGTGGAACCGGTGCTCGGCAGCCGTTCCACGGACCTCCTGTCGGGCCTGGGCCCACCGCCCCTCACGGACGGCACGGTGCTCCCCCTCGGCGCCCCGGCCGGCCCTCCCGCCCGCACGGACACCGCCCCGCAGCCCGCTCCCCCGGCCGAACTGGTCCTGCGGATCACTCCGGGACCCCGCGAGGACTGGTTCACCCCGCGGGCCCTGAGCGACCTGACGACCGTCGCGTACCGGGTCTCCCCCGCCAGCAACCGCATCGGCCTGCGCACGGAGGGACCCACGCTGGAACGCTCGCGAGCGGGCGAACTCCCCAGCGAGGGCATGGTCCTGGGCGCGGTCCAGGTCCCCCCGGACGGCCACCCGCTGATCTTCCTTGCCGACCATCCCACGACCGGCGGCTACCCGGTCCCGGCGGTGGTCCACCCGGCCGACCTCGCGGGCGCGGCCCAGGCGAGGCCGGGCACACCGCTGCGCTTCGTGCCCGTACGCCGCCGCTGA
- a CDS encoding LamB/YcsF family protein, with translation MTATEPIDLNADLGEGFGRWRLTDDEQLLSVVTSANVACGFHAGDAPTMRRVCELAAARGVTIGAQVSYRDLAGFGRRAMDVPAAELAAEVAYQIGALEVFARAAGACVAYVKPHGALYNRVVRDEEQARAVVEGVLLADARLPVLGLPGSRLLEVAAKAGLRAVPEAFADRAYTDEGTLVPRDREGAVVSDPEAVVARSLDLARSGEVAALSGARIRVRARSLCLHGDTPGAVELARRVRTRLASAGVPVEAFA, from the coding sequence ATGACCGCGACCGAGCCGATCGATCTCAACGCCGACCTCGGCGAGGGCTTCGGCCGCTGGCGGCTGACCGACGACGAGCAACTGCTCTCCGTCGTCACCAGCGCCAATGTGGCCTGCGGCTTCCACGCCGGGGACGCGCCCACGATGCGCCGGGTGTGCGAACTGGCGGCCGCGCGCGGGGTGACGATCGGCGCCCAGGTGTCCTACCGGGACCTCGCCGGTTTCGGACGGCGCGCGATGGACGTCCCGGCCGCCGAGCTGGCGGCCGAAGTCGCCTACCAGATCGGCGCGTTGGAGGTGTTCGCACGGGCGGCGGGAGCCTGCGTGGCGTACGTCAAGCCGCACGGCGCGCTCTACAACCGGGTCGTGCGCGACGAGGAGCAGGCCCGCGCGGTGGTCGAGGGGGTGCTCCTCGCGGACGCCCGGCTGCCGGTGCTGGGGCTGCCCGGCTCGCGCCTGCTGGAGGTCGCCGCGAAGGCGGGCCTCCGCGCGGTGCCGGAGGCGTTCGCGGACCGCGCGTACACCGACGAGGGCACGCTCGTGCCGCGCGACCGGGAGGGCGCGGTGGTCAGCGACCCGGAGGCGGTGGTGGCGCGCTCGCTGGACCTCGCCCGGTCCGGCGAGGTGGCCGCGCTGTCGGGCGCCCGCATCCGGGTACGGGCCCGTTCCCTGTGCCTGCACGGCGACACCCCCGGCGCGGTCGAACTGGCCCGGCGGGTGCGGACCCGGCTGGCCTCGGCGGGCGTGCCGGTGGAGGCGTTCGCATGA
- a CDS encoding ATP-binding protein, with translation MQIARSRELARTAADSATDVLHPLITISRGLRRLALAGRAKWAATPKEKRGPLLFLAAAVIMAVALMPYGPLLAAVSLMVAAAWYGRDHAPAAPEGPDPAQTERLQSLYEALVPCFSLADDPAPMYAHGGEWDAVFAEHEFDEGGRLERITIRYPAYFPDGDPETRTRVERLLTAKAGRGREYRFSWEEEGNRLTLSALAPLPTGITAQRFVTAPGETVLGFTDPDEVQRTLPLSYGDERCDVPPVVWRTGSRSPEPHLLVMGHPGSGTSTLVRSIALQALRHGDVMIVDGGGTGEYSCLIGREGVLAVECAPAGAVTGLEWAAQETERRLIAVNQARQAGSPPPEDTTRPLWVLLDRPTVFTHLAEAEHRTDPQALLQVPLRHGRAAGVTVVVAEQFDSADHLSEAIGQHTRARVVLGPASPDQVAATLGAPAHTTPPDQIPPGRGYARLGSGPVHRLQVPATPDPYDEAAPEPARQAVLSLLPARTTPAETEPTRSPEVVSPAEPADAVPADRA, from the coding sequence ATGCAGATCGCCCGGAGCCGGGAGCTGGCCCGGACTGCGGCGGACAGCGCCACGGACGTCCTCCACCCGCTGATCACCATCTCGCGCGGCCTGCGCCGACTGGCCCTGGCCGGGCGGGCCAAGTGGGCCGCCACCCCGAAGGAGAAGCGGGGGCCGCTGCTGTTCCTGGCGGCCGCCGTGATCATGGCGGTGGCGCTGATGCCGTACGGCCCGCTGCTGGCCGCCGTGAGCCTGATGGTCGCGGCGGCCTGGTACGGGCGCGACCACGCACCGGCCGCGCCCGAGGGCCCCGACCCCGCGCAGACCGAACGGCTCCAGTCGCTGTACGAGGCGCTGGTGCCCTGCTTCTCCCTCGCCGACGACCCGGCGCCGATGTACGCGCACGGCGGCGAGTGGGACGCGGTCTTCGCGGAGCACGAGTTCGACGAGGGCGGCCGGCTCGAACGGATCACCATCCGCTACCCGGCGTACTTCCCGGACGGCGACCCGGAGACCCGCACGCGGGTCGAGCGGCTGCTGACCGCGAAGGCGGGGCGGGGCCGGGAGTACCGCTTCTCCTGGGAGGAGGAGGGCAACCGGCTCACGCTGAGCGCCCTCGCCCCCCTGCCCACCGGCATCACCGCCCAGCGCTTCGTCACCGCGCCGGGCGAGACGGTGCTCGGCTTCACCGACCCCGACGAGGTCCAGCGCACCCTCCCGCTCTCCTACGGCGACGAGCGGTGCGACGTGCCTCCGGTGGTCTGGCGCACCGGCAGCCGCTCGCCGGAGCCCCATCTGCTGGTCATGGGGCACCCCGGCAGCGGCACCTCCACGCTGGTGCGCTCCATCGCCCTCCAGGCGCTCCGGCACGGCGACGTCATGATCGTCGACGGCGGGGGCACCGGCGAGTACTCCTGCCTCATCGGCCGGGAGGGCGTGCTCGCCGTGGAGTGCGCACCGGCCGGCGCGGTGACCGGGCTGGAGTGGGCCGCCCAGGAGACGGAGCGGCGGCTCATCGCGGTCAACCAGGCCCGGCAGGCGGGCAGTCCGCCGCCGGAGGACACCACGCGTCCCCTGTGGGTCCTCCTGGACCGCCCGACCGTCTTCACCCACCTCGCGGAGGCGGAGCACCGCACCGACCCGCAGGCCCTGCTGCAGGTCCCGCTGCGGCACGGGCGGGCGGCGGGCGTGACCGTGGTGGTCGCCGAGCAGTTCGACAGCGCGGACCACCTGAGCGAGGCCATCGGCCAGCACACCCGCGCCCGGGTGGTCCTGGGCCCGGCGTCACCGGACCAGGTCGCCGCGACCCTGGGCGCACCTGCGCACACCACCCCGCCGGACCAGATCCCCCCCGGCCGCGGCTACGCCCGCCTCGGCTCCGGTCCGGTCCACCGTCTCCAGGTCCCGGCCACCCCGGACCCCTACGACGAGGCGGCCCCGGAACCGGCCCGCCAGGCCGTGCTGTCCCTGCTCCCGGCCCGCACCACCCCCGCGGAGACGGAGCCGACCCGCTCACCGGAGGTCGTGTCCCCGGCCGAGCCCGCCGACGCGGTACCGGCGGACCGCGCCTGA
- the pxpB gene encoding 5-oxoprolinase subunit PxpB: MRALPVGEHALLVEVASAEQARALHAELLRRRAEGSLSAREIVPAARTVLLDGVDDPVRRAAELTGAEVPPAPPATSVPVELPVRYDGPDLAEVAAHWGVTPREVAEIHAGTVFTVAFCGFAPGFGYLTGLPEHRYAPRRSTPRTAVPAGSVALAGPYTGVYPRSSPGGWQLIGRTDAVLWDTAREPAALLAPGTRVRFAPVGAA; encoded by the coding sequence ATGAGGGCGCTGCCGGTGGGCGAGCACGCGCTGCTGGTGGAGGTCGCCTCGGCCGAACAGGCGCGGGCCCTGCACGCGGAGTTGCTGCGGCGGCGCGCGGAGGGCTCGCTGTCGGCCCGTGAGATCGTCCCGGCGGCCCGGACGGTCCTGCTCGACGGTGTGGACGACCCGGTACGCCGGGCCGCCGAACTGACCGGCGCCGAGGTGCCGCCCGCTCCCCCGGCCACCTCCGTCCCGGTCGAACTCCCGGTGCGCTACGACGGGCCGGACCTCGCGGAGGTCGCCGCGCACTGGGGGGTGACGCCGCGTGAGGTGGCCGAGATCCACGCGGGCACGGTGTTCACGGTGGCCTTCTGCGGCTTCGCCCCGGGCTTCGGCTACCTCACCGGCCTGCCGGAGCACCGGTACGCGCCGCGCCGGTCCACCCCGCGTACGGCGGTCCCGGCCGGGTCGGTCGCGCTGGCCGGGCCGTACACCGGGGTGTACCCGCGCTCGTCGCCGGGCGGCTGGCAGTTGATCGGGCGTACGGACGCCGTGCTGTGGGACACCGCGCGGGAACCGGCCGCCCTGCTGGCACCGGGCACGCGGGTGCGCTTCGCCCCGGTGGGGGCAGCGTGA